A window of Proteus columbae contains these coding sequences:
- a CDS encoding colicin-like pore-forming protein: MSINIATSNSNQIPPNYGVSLGETVGNSTVVNQKYENGWVNSYDQNGYLVATARPVSISNIPDLVFDPEDLNEKLQQAMQKAIVQLKNQIAELVKQTIADAEKAELEWIESHPVEHAELVYKQLVDSVSQTKSKLTHMENELKILKDSREYKTLINPKKDHYSQPYLGVFGSKTVDIENQDDLNILLEKDGDKTLAVLIMSKEDWFSGLADVALANKVRESMNSLYKATEKARNSLINKQKQVAEKTQEINDANKEIANKENEKQIAEKRLNNLKTSINKLNNEVEKDAVKFTADFYKEVFNAYGDKAEKLAKDLASQVKGKTIRNVDDALKAYNKYKANINKRINAKDREAIVKALESIKVSEIASNLKKFSNSMLYVSRFIDAADLFNELLKAVKTDNWRPFFVKVETLVAGAGATAIVGFTFSVLFGGPIGILGYGLIIAGVGALIDDNLVEDANKLIGI, from the coding sequence ATGAGTATTAACATTGCCACATCCAACAGTAATCAAATTCCACCCAATTATGGTGTATCTCTTGGTGAGACTGTTGGCAATTCCACAGTTGTAAATCAAAAATATGAAAATGGTTGGGTAAATAGTTATGATCAAAATGGTTATTTAGTAGCTACAGCTAGACCTGTAAGTATCTCTAATATACCTGATTTAGTTTTTGACCCTGAGGATCTTAACGAAAAATTACAACAAGCAATGCAAAAGGCGATTGTACAACTAAAAAATCAGATAGCCGAGCTTGTAAAGCAAACCATAGCTGATGCAGAAAAAGCAGAATTAGAGTGGATAGAGTCACATCCGGTTGAGCATGCAGAATTAGTGTATAAACAATTAGTGGATTCAGTTTCTCAAACTAAATCTAAGCTCACTCACATGGAGAATGAACTCAAGATTCTAAAAGATTCTAGAGAATATAAAACATTGATCAATCCTAAAAAAGATCATTATAGTCAACCATATTTAGGTGTATTTGGGTCTAAAACTGTTGATATAGAAAATCAGGATGATTTGAATATTTTATTAGAAAAAGATGGAGATAAAACACTTGCGGTTTTAATTATGTCTAAAGAAGATTGGTTTTCTGGGTTAGCTGATGTAGCTTTGGCAAATAAAGTTCGTGAAAGCATGAATTCACTCTATAAAGCTACTGAAAAAGCTAGAAATAGTCTCATTAATAAACAAAAACAAGTAGCAGAGAAAACACAGGAAATAAATGATGCAAACAAAGAAATTGCGAATAAAGAAAATGAAAAACAAATTGCTGAAAAACGTTTAAATAATTTGAAAACTAGTATAAATAAGTTAAATAATGAAGTAGAAAAAGATGCAGTTAAATTTACAGCCGATTTCTACAAGGAAGTTTTTAATGCTTACGGGGATAAAGCAGAAAAATTAGCGAAGGATTTAGCTTCACAAGTAAAAGGAAAAACTATTCGTAATGTTGATGATGCGCTAAAAGCCTATAATAAGTATAAAGCGAATATTAATAAAAGAATTAATGCGAAAGATAGAGAGGCAATCGTTAAAGCTTTAGAATCAATTAAAGTGAGTGAGATTGCTAGCAACTTAAAAAAATTCAGTAATAGTATGTTGTATGTAAGTAGATTTATTGATGCGGCAGATTTATTTAACGAGTTATTAAAAGCTGTAAAAACTGATAATTGGCGTCCATTTTTTGTTAAAGTTGAAACGCTAGTTGCTGGAGCAGGAGCTACAGCAATTGTTGGATTTACATTTAGTGTACTATTTGGCGGGCCTATTGGCATATTAGGTTATGGTCTTATTATTGCAGGCGTAGGTGCTTTAATTGATGATAATTTAGTTGAAGACGCAAATAAATTAATTGGGATTTAA
- a CDS encoding colicin E1 family microcin immunity protein — MTKKYYINNMFWGWIYGALCIYFIFDYDIKEYKWLLLFIISLIGIILYPVAKFAVETFFLKFTTKEFWNKGLFMNTAGKSGLLAIYGGAVFLMAIPITLVFILGVLIRRLLIK; from the coding sequence ATGACTAAAAAATATTATATTAATAATATGTTCTGGGGATGGATTTATGGAGCTTTGTGTATTTACTTCATTTTTGATTACGATATAAAAGAATATAAATGGTTATTATTATTTATTATCAGTCTTATAGGAATTATACTTTACCCAGTAGCTAAATTTGCTGTTGAAACGTTCTTTTTAAAATTCACCACAAAAGAATTTTGGAATAAAGGGTTATTTATGAATACAGCGGGTAAATCAGGTTTATTAGCAATATATGGTGGCGCTGTTTTTTTAATGGCTATACCTATTACACTTGTTTTTATATTAGGAGTTTTAATAAGAAGGCTGTTAATTAAATAG
- a CDS encoding DNA polymerase III subunit theta translates to MPVVAVEVERQQPAHLREYFNERLAFYRERGK, encoded by the coding sequence ATGCCCGTTGTTGCCGTGGAAGTTGAACGACAACAACCAGCACATCTGCGCGAGTATTTTAACGAACGATTGGCATTTTATCGTGAGAGAGGCAAGTAG
- a CDS encoding YnfU family zinc-binding protein — protein sequence MKAFNVIRMFQDALVEVTCPSCSYVAKQNKHKLKKNLILLCPNCGYMFYFNKI from the coding sequence ATGAAAGCTTTTAATGTGATAAGAATGTTTCAAGACGCACTAGTAGAAGTTACCTGCCCAAGCTGTTCTTACGTAGCTAAACAAAACAAACACAAACTTAAGAAAAACCTAATCTTATTATGCCCTAATTGTGGCTACATGTTTTATTTCAATAAAATATAA
- a CDS encoding ABC transporter substrate-binding protein, whose amino-acid sequence MKNKYHLLAISLSALLPFTASATTYPVTITDTDGQKITLKHEPKRIILQDGRDILTLALLDRNNPFERVVAWNNNLKKSDPQTVSLLEQKWKSNINAIPDMGFNDKGEVNAEQVIAQQPDVLIAQLRAKPALEGSGVVSILKEANIPIIYVDTFLEPVKNTKESVELLGIILNKENEAKEYTDFYQQHLDNIKNKTQEIKNKPSVFVEAKAGANGDGCCFTHNNAGWGGLIQAIGGDNIGSHFLPGASGVISLEQVISTKPDVYIVTGSRWINKNNISAPFGYGVSNKEAQEGFKRLKSRIGFNQITAVKNERLYGIYHNFYNHPYNIVGLEYLATFIYPEQFAELKPENTYKEIIEKYTTLPNAEFLWAAKADK is encoded by the coding sequence ATGAAAAATAAATATCACCTGCTAGCAATATCTCTTTCAGCATTACTTCCTTTTACCGCATCAGCTACAACATATCCAGTTACTATTACTGATACAGATGGGCAAAAAATAACGTTAAAACATGAACCAAAACGCATTATATTACAAGATGGTAGAGATATTTTAACGCTGGCTTTGCTTGATAGAAATAATCCGTTTGAAAGGGTTGTAGCATGGAATAATAATCTAAAAAAATCGGATCCACAGACAGTTTCTTTATTAGAACAGAAATGGAAATCTAATATAAATGCAATCCCTGATATGGGATTTAATGACAAAGGTGAGGTTAATGCCGAGCAAGTTATTGCGCAACAGCCTGATGTTCTGATTGCTCAACTAAGAGCAAAACCCGCATTAGAAGGATCAGGTGTTGTCAGTATTTTAAAAGAGGCCAATATTCCTATTATTTATGTTGATACTTTCTTAGAGCCAGTCAAAAATACGAAAGAAAGTGTTGAACTTCTTGGTATCATTTTAAATAAAGAGAATGAAGCTAAAGAATATACAGATTTTTATCAACAACACCTAGATAATATTAAAAATAAAACTCAAGAAATTAAAAATAAACCAAGTGTATTTGTAGAAGCAAAGGCTGGAGCTAATGGTGATGGGTGCTGCTTTACACATAATAATGCGGGGTGGGGTGGTTTGATTCAAGCTATTGGTGGTGACAATATTGGTAGTCATTTCTTACCAGGAGCCTCGGGTGTTATTTCTTTAGAACAAGTTATTAGTACTAAACCTGATGTTTATATTGTAACGGGATCTCGCTGGATTAATAAAAATAATATTTCTGCACCATTTGGTTATGGGGTATCTAACAAAGAGGCTCAAGAAGGTTTCAAACGATTGAAGAGTCGAATTGGATTTAATCAAATCACTGCGGTTAAAAATGAACGATTATATGGTATATATCATAATTTCTATAATCATCCATATAACATCGTTGGCTTAGAGTATTTAGCAACCTTTATTTATCCTGAACAATTTGCTGAATTAAAGCCAGAAAATACCTATAAAGAGATAATAGAAAAATATACCACATTACCCAACGCTGAATTTCTTTGGGCAGCAAAAGCAGATAAATAA
- a CDS encoding DUF4303 domain-containing protein, producing the protein MILNDEVVKNIKNDIISFAITETEKFLTEKSGEIFYAFAFDLNAAYGEINLCFNTEEHFQKTLKYYQDQSNSYNYHSNNEIKSLKYNTGDWEYQCFSTIYPIDERTLEQLYQTPYEDDSYSHILTKIIQIFSESLTLFKQTETYKKIPKNEDFIAFTIDHDEDVEDALMRIGKY; encoded by the coding sequence ATGATATTAAATGATGAAGTAGTTAAAAATATAAAAAATGATATTATTTCTTTTGCGATAACAGAAACAGAGAAATTTTTAACGGAAAAAAGTGGCGAAATCTTTTACGCCTTTGCGTTCGATTTAAATGCCGCGTATGGAGAAATAAATCTTTGCTTTAACACTGAAGAACATTTTCAAAAAACATTAAAATACTATCAAGATCAATCTAATAGCTACAATTACCATTCAAATAACGAGATAAAAAGCTTAAAGTACAATACAGGTGATTGGGAATACCAATGCTTTAGTACTATTTACCCTATTGATGAAAGAACCTTAGAACAACTTTATCAAACGCCTTATGAAGACGATTCTTACTCTCACATTTTAACAAAAATTATTCAAATATTTTCAGAATCTCTAACGCTGTTTAAGCAAACAGAGACTTACAAAAAAATTCCAAAAAATGAGGATTTTATTGCTTTTACAATTGATCATGATGAAGATGTTGAAGATGCTTTAATGCGTATTGGAAAATATTAA
- a CDS encoding multidrug/biocide efflux PACE transporter has translation MSQYQKTFTERVFHAVSFEVIAIAITAPLSAWILGRSIFQMGTVAIILSTLAMLLNLFYNMIFDRYWPLIKGPRPTKIRVMHAIGFELSFVIIGLPILAFLLNMSLWNAFLLEVGFFAFFLFYTYAFNLSYDKLRENWFNRKEKRITARQ, from the coding sequence ATGAGCCAATATCAAAAAACATTTACTGAGCGCGTTTTTCACGCTGTTTCATTTGAAGTGATAGCTATCGCAATAACAGCGCCACTTAGTGCATGGATTTTGGGTCGCTCAATTTTTCAAATGGGAACCGTTGCTATTATTTTATCAACATTAGCTATGTTATTAAATTTATTTTATAACATGATTTTTGACCGCTATTGGCCTTTAATCAAAGGTCCAAGACCAACAAAAATACGAGTCATGCATGCCATTGGATTTGAATTAAGCTTTGTGATCATTGGTTTACCAATATTAGCATTTTTATTAAATATGTCACTGTGGAATGCATTCTTATTGGAAGTCGGCTTCTTTGCCTTTTTCCTTTTCTATACATATGCATTTAATCTTAGTTACGATAAATTGCGTGAAAATTGGTTTAATCGTAAAGAGAAACGCATTACTGCACGTCAATAA
- a CDS encoding LysR family transcriptional regulator: protein MNYSIETLRTFVEAASLKSFSAAARKLNKSQSTVSSTITGFEDDMGFELFERKGRESTLTFAGQKVLSLVEDILAADERLQALRIELSPEMEPRLSCVFSDMYQPPYSEQLLKMLDKEFPHIEFEFLVAENDDVINMLQNNQAHIGMMESRIEYPADIAFARLPVSGELGLYAHKTHPLAKEKQISYQHLTMHRQLRLSSRAQFVINSEKNWLAPNYLLILEMAEQEMGWAILPTWLVEQFGHDLLVSLNYDQFPKKIDIDLVWSRNNPPGKAGYWMIDKLLKNNIQSSR from the coding sequence ATGAACTATTCCATAGAAACTCTGCGTACATTTGTTGAAGCCGCCTCACTAAAATCATTTTCTGCCGCTGCTCGAAAATTAAATAAAAGTCAGTCTACAGTGAGTAGCACAATTACAGGATTTGAAGATGATATGGGCTTTGAATTATTTGAACGAAAGGGGAGAGAATCAACGCTAACCTTTGCAGGGCAAAAGGTACTAAGCTTAGTTGAAGATATATTAGCGGCAGATGAACGATTACAGGCATTAAGAATAGAGCTATCACCAGAAATGGAGCCTCGTTTAAGTTGCGTTTTTTCTGATATGTATCAACCCCCTTATTCTGAGCAACTCTTAAAAATGCTAGATAAAGAATTTCCTCATATTGAGTTTGAGTTTCTTGTCGCTGAAAATGATGATGTCATTAATATGCTACAAAATAATCAGGCACATATCGGTATGATGGAATCACGAATAGAATATCCAGCCGATATTGCTTTTGCCCGTTTACCCGTAAGTGGTGAGTTAGGATTATATGCACATAAAACTCACCCACTTGCGAAAGAAAAGCAAATTAGCTATCAACATTTAACCATGCATCGTCAATTACGGCTAAGTAGTCGTGCTCAATTTGTCATCAATAGTGAAAAAAATTGGCTGGCACCTAACTATTTATTGATACTTGAAATGGCAGAGCAAGAAATGGGATGGGCAATATTACCCACTTGGTTAGTTGAGCAATTTGGACATGACTTACTCGTCAGTCTGAATTATGACCAGTTTCCGAAAAAAATAGATATCGATTTAGTTTGGTCGAGAAATAATCCACCAGGAAAAGCAGGATATTGGATGATTGATAAACTATTGAAAAATAATATTCAATCTTCTCGATAA
- a CDS encoding DUF1869 domain-containing protein — protein sequence MENENKGYLLELISADGRNKSQKIFLNPKILYIPDVATQEILLLVDELKSKVNIDSQELTLALTNKNNGVSVNKESFLTNLLDAEMSSLMVKDLINIVRGYDMDEETNVCGW from the coding sequence ATGGAAAATGAAAATAAAGGCTATTTATTAGAATTGATTAGCGCTGATGGCCGAAATAAATCCCAAAAAATCTTTCTTAATCCTAAAATTCTGTATATCCCAGACGTTGCAACTCAAGAAATTTTACTCTTAGTTGATGAGCTAAAAAGCAAAGTAAATATTGATTCGCAAGAACTTACCTTAGCATTAACAAATAAAAATAATGGTGTTTCTGTCAATAAAGAGAGCTTTTTGACTAATTTATTAGATGCAGAGATGTCGAGCCTAATGGTAAAAGATCTTATCAATATTGTACGTGGCTATGATATGGATGAAGAAACAAATGTCTGTGGTTGGTGA